Proteins from one Rosa chinensis cultivar Old Blush chromosome 7, RchiOBHm-V2, whole genome shotgun sequence genomic window:
- the LOC112180125 gene encoding WAT1-related protein At5g47470, which produces MRILKREIIEDVALIGGLVGVQFVYAGNSVLLSYFMSLGLDPLTIVIYSSFASFIILSPIAYYFERSKWPNKISLKFVIQLVLIAFGGVTLFQVLFLKGIVLTSPAMATAMPNLAPGLIFVIACTVRLEKVKLSCLYSKVKILGTLLCVVGALTMSIMQSTTSTPATEIQYQAHSPDVIFDKQKIIGCLYLLAAVFVLSSNIVLQATTLGDFPAPVSLCAITSFIGVFITAAVQLIQDHKIETGWPLVSARDLIGFSLLGGTVSGACISFNGWAMKKRGPVLVSMFSPIGTVCSVVLSVITLGESISVGSLAGMCLMFTGLYFFLWAKGKEGFPDGDDLESEFDAVKPLLS; this is translated from the exons ATGAGGATATTGAAAAGGGAGATAATCGAAGATGTTGCTCTGATAGGGGGGTTGGTAGGGGTGCAATTTGTGTATGCTGGGAATTCTGTATTGCTGAGCTATTTTATGTCTTTGGGGCTTGACCCTCTCACCATTGTTATCTACTCCAGCTTTGCTTCCTTCATCATCCTCTCTCCCATTGCTTACTATTTTGAAAG GAGCAAATGGCCAAACAAAATCAGCCTCAAGTTTGTGATTCAGTTGGTTTTGATCGCCTTTGGAGG AGTAACTTTGTTCCAGGTATTATTTTTAAAGGGAATCGTGCTCACTTCACCAGCAATGGCAACAGCCATGCCTAACCTTGCTCCAGGACTTATATTTGTCATTGCTTGTACTGTTAG ATTGGAGAAAGTAAAACTTAGTTGCCTATACAGCAAGGTGAAGATTCTAGGTACATTGTTGTGTGTGGTAGGCGCTCTCACAATGAGCATAATGCAAAGCACCACTTCCACCCCAGCAACAGAGATTCAATATCAAGCTCATTCTCCTGATGTGATCTTCGACAAGCAGAAGATTATTGGATGCTTGTATCTCCTTGCTGCCGTGTTTGTTTTGTCCAGCAATATTGTCTTGCAG GCTACAACATTGGGTGATTTTCCTGCACCTGTGTCCTTGTGTGCCATAACATCTTTCATAGGGGTGTTTATAACTGCAGCTGTACAGTTGATTCAAGATCACAAAATCGAAACTGGTTGGCCCCTTGTCAGTGCTCGAGACTTGATTGGCTTTTCTTTACTG GGAGGTACAGTGAGTGGAGCTTGCATCAGTTTCAATGGGTGGGCAATGAAGAAGAGAGGGCCAGTTTTGGTGTCAATGTTTAGCCCCATTGGAACTGTCTGCTCAGTTGTTCTCTCGGTTATCACCTTAGGAGAATCTATCAGTGTTGGAAG CCTTGCCGGTATGTGCCTCATGTTTACTGGGCTCTACTTTTTCCTATGggcaaaaggaaaggaaggaTTTCCAGATGGGGATGACTTGGAAAGTGAGTTTGATGCAGTGAAGCCTCTTTTAAGTTGA